Genomic window (Fodinibius salicampi):
GGTATGATGAACCAGCCGCCGATGAGTGGACAAAAGCATTGCCTGTAGGTAATGGCCGGTTGGGGGGGATGGTGTTTGGCAATCCCAACCAAGAGGTCATTCAGCTGAACGAGAACAGCGTCTGGGCGGGGAGTCCCCACCGAAACGACAGCCCCGCTGCGCGCCAGGCTCTGCCAAAAGTTCGCGATCTTATTTTTGAAGGTAAGCATGCCGAAGCACAGGAGCTGGCCGGGGAATCTTTTTTCAGTGGCCCGCACGGAATGCCATACCAGCCGGTGGGCGACCTGGTATTATCGTTTCCCGGACATGAGGATTACCAAAATTACTATCGTGACTTGAATCTGGAGACGGCAGTGGCCACCACTAAATATTCGGTAAATGATGTAGAGTACTCTCGAAAAGTGTTCGCCTCTGCGCCCGACGAGGTCATTGTTATCAGGCTTTCCGCAAGTCAACCGGGCAGCATTACATTTTCCGCCTCCATGGAGAGCCCGCAACAGACCACAGGCTCTGTCAAAAATAACGAGCTAATTATTTCTGGAAAGACAGGCGACCACGAAGGAATTCCCGGTAAAGTTCGGTTTCAGTCAATTACTGATATTGACGCCGAAGGTGGTTCGGTTTTGCCCACAGACTCAACAGTGGAAGTGAGTAATGCTGACAAAGTCACTATTCGTATTTCAATCGCTACTAATTTCAAGAAGTACAATGATCTGAGTGGAGAAGAGCAAGCCCTGGCTAGTAACTATCTGAATCAAGCCAGGGACAAATCATATAAAGAGATATTTGAAGCCCACAAGTCGGACTATCAGACTTATTTCGACAGGGTAGATTTGGACTTGGGAATCACGGATGCGGCACAGAAACCTACAGACGAGCGAATCGCAGATTTTGCCCGCGGAGCTGATCCGCAACTTGTTGAGCTGTATTTTCAGTTTGGCCGCTATTTGTTGATTTCCAGCTCGCGCCCGGGCACCCAGCCGGCTAACCTTCAGGGAATTTGGAACAAGGAAATGCAGCCGCCCTGGGACAGTAAATACACCCTAAATATCAATGCGGAGATGAACTATTGGCCGGCCCAATTGACAAACCTGTCGGAGCTGCACGAGCCACTGATACAGATGGTAAAGGATCTTTCGGAAACCGGCCGTGAGACTGCCCGAGTAATGTATGGCGCTGATGGTTGGGTAACTCACCATAATACCGATATCTGGAGGATTACCGGTCCGATTGATGGGGTGTTCTGGGG
Coding sequences:
- a CDS encoding glycosyl hydrolase family 95 catalytic domain-containing protein — translated: MRSSHIFLLVLSLFLTIGEVGKSQSNEDLYLWYDEPAADEWTKALPVGNGRLGGMVFGNPNQEVIQLNENSVWAGSPHRNDSPAARQALPKVRDLIFEGKHAEAQELAGESFFSGPHGMPYQPVGDLVLSFPGHEDYQNYYRDLNLETAVATTKYSVNDVEYSRKVFASAPDEVIVIRLSASQPGSITFSASMESPQQTTGSVKNNELIISGKTGDHEGIPGKVRFQSITDIDAEGGSVLPTDSTVEVSNADKVTIRISIATNFKKYNDLSGEEQALASNYLNQARDKSYKEIFEAHKSDYQTYFDRVDLDLGITDAAQKPTDERIADFARGADPQLVELYFQFGRYLLISSSRPGTQPANLQGIWNKEMQPPWDSKYTLNINAEMNYWPAQLTNLSELHEPLIQMVKDLSETGRETARVMYGADGWVTHHNTDIWRITGPIDGVFWGMWPMGGAWLTHQLWEKYLYTGDEKYLQEVYPVLKSAAEFYVDFLVEEPENGWLVVAPSNSPENAPQSRPDVSITAGATMDNQLVFELFSNTIRAAEALERDREFAKTLRKKRAKLPPMQIGRLGQLQEWMEDLDSPEDKHRHVSHLFGLHPAAQISPYRTPKLFDAARTSLQYRGDVSTGWSMGWKVNFWARLLDGNHALKLIEDQLAPVGSDRNLGGGGTYPNLFDAHPPFQIDGNFGCTAGIAEMLMQSHDGAIHLLPALPDEWDSGQISGLRARGGFVIESLKWKDGKVSELKIKSTLGGNARIRVSDELVGLEGLKLKKASGSNPNTFYELAETPKPIISSKAKLNTLNIADVNEYDFETDADQTYMLVGK